The genomic interval CGCGCAGTTCTTGCTGGCTCTTTGCGAATTGGAGGCTCAGCGTCGCTGGAGTGCTCGCCTGCAAAGAGCCTTAAGCCAAGCCCAACTGCCAAACGCAAAAACCCTTTCCAACTTTGACTTTTCCTGGTGTCCAAAATTCAATCCTGCCCCCTTAATGCAACTGGCAGACGATTCTACCTGGCTCACACGGGCGGAGAATCTGTTGCTCTTTGGCAGCAGTGGCGTGGGAAAAACGCATTTGGCTGCAGGTGTAGCTCGTCGCATGGTGGAGTTTGGTAAACGCGTCAAGTTCTGCTCCGCCATCGCCCTGGTGCAACATCTGCAGCACTCAAAACTGCAATTGCAACTGCAATCCACCCTCAAAAAGCTCGACCGCTTTGACTTGCTAGTACTCGATGACCTGGGCTATGTCAAAAAGTCAGAAGCCGAAACCTCCGTTCTATTTGAACTCATTGCCCATCGGTATGAGCGTAAGAGCTTACTGATTACGGCTAATCAACCCTTCAGTCAGTGGGATGCCATCTTTTCCGATTCCATGATGACCGTTGCAGCCGTAGACCGATTAGTTCATCATGCCCTCATTGTCGAGATTCAAGCCGATAGTTATCGTAAGCAAGCAGCGGTGGCCAAGTCAGTAGATTCCAACAAACCAGCAGCAAATCCTCAATAACCTTTGCCGATCCTAGTTGTCGTTGCGATCTTAGTTGTCACTTTGATCCGACTTGTCATTTCGATCTGGCTTGTCATTTCGATCTGGCTTGTCATTTCGTTCTTGACTGTCACTTCGATCTCAAGTGTCGTTCTGCGTCAATGAATCCTTACTCGTTTATCCCTACATCAAGTATTGAATCTAGAAATGATTGAATCATGGCTTTTATTTCTGTGTATTTATGATGCTAAATGGGGTCTTTGCGATCCTATAAATCCGCCAAGTAGCTGTCATTTCTCAAAAAGGTAGTTGACATTTGACAGGAGAAAACATCGCAGCTGGCTATTCAACCCCTGAGCAGGTCGTTCAGGGTTGGATCAATAGCCCAGGGCACCGTGCCAATCTGCTGAACCCCAGTTACACAGAGCTTGGGATTGGCTACTACTACCTGGCAAACGACACAGGTAGCGTCAATTACAAGAGCTACTGGACTCAGGATTTCGGAAGTGGCGATCGCAATCCCAGCAGTAATTTGCCTGCTTAGGGAGTAAACAACCGCTTGTTCCCAATCAAAGATTGCAGTATGGTCAACCCATAGTCTGACCATACTGCGATCGACCTATGCTCCGCTGGAGTTTACCCAAAATCCCAACAGCTCCGTTTTGCCCCTCCGAAGTTCAAGGTTCGGTTCAAATTCCTTCGACAGGAAGTTCCTGGCGTAAACTGCTAGCGTTTCTGGGACCGGGACTGTTGGTATCGGTAGGGTATATGGACCCTGGCAACTGGGCGACCGACATTGAAGGCGGTGCCCGGTTCGGCTACAGCCTACTGAGTGTCATTTTTCTGTCTAATCTAATTGCAATTCTGCTGCAAGCGCTTTGTGTACGGCTTGGAATTGTGGCTGAGCAAGATTTGGCACAGAGTTGCCAGCGGCATTTCAGCCGTCCCATCAATTTAATGCTGTGGCTTTTTGCCGAAATTGCGATCATTGCCACTGATTTAGCAGAAATTCTGGGGAGTGCGTTGGCATTGAATCTGCTGTTCCATTTGCCCCTTGCCTGGGGTGTCTGTATTACAGGTTTTGATTTGGTAGTTGTACTATTGTTACAAGGGAAGGGGTTTCGCTGGCTCGAAGCAATCATTTTGGGGCTGGTTGCCACGATCGCCCTTTGCTTTTCGATCGAAATCTTGTTTTCCCAACCGAACTGGTCTGACGTTTTCCAGGGCTACGTCCCAACCCTGGATATTGTCCAACAACGGGAGAAGCTCTATCTTGCCATCAGCATTTTGGGTGCAACAGTGATGCCCCACAATCTGTACCTGCATTCTGCCATTGTGCAAACCCGCGCCTATGACAAATCCCTGATCAGCCAGCAAGAGGTCATTCGGTACGCCACTCTCGACTCTACGGTTTCTCTAATCGGAGCCTTATTTGTCAATTCCGCGATTTTAATTGTATCAGCAGCAACGTTTCACTTTTCTGGGAATCAACAGGTGGCAGAAATTCAGGATGCCTACCGACTGCTGGCTCCCTTGCTAGGAACGGGGGCTGCCAGTTTGCTGTTTGGGTTGGCCCTGTTGGCTTCTGGGCAAAGTTCCACCTTTACCGGCACGATTGCCGGACAGGTGATTATGGAAGGGTTTCTCGATTGGCGAATTCCCTGTTGGCTACGGCGCGTAATTACCCGCACGTTGGCGATCGTACCCGCGCTAATTGGGCTTGCCCTTCTAGGTGAACAGGGCGTTGGTAGGCTGCTGGTGTTGAGTCAAGTCATCCTGAGTTTACAATTACCCTTCGCCATCTTTCCCCTGATTCTGTTTACCAGTAATCCCCATGTCATGGGTAAGTTTGCCAATCCCGGCTGGCTCAAGGTGCTGGTATGGGCGATCGGGCTAGTCATTGCAGGTTTAAATATTTGGTTGTTGGGACAGTTCCTGGTCGGTGATGGAAACTAATTGAGCTGCTGTGCTTGACTCTCTCCCTACGTCAGGCTGCTTACTGAGATTGATACCCTTCCAGGAGTTTCAATCATCATGAAAGGCAAAACTGTTACTTGCTGCGATACACAACACAACTTACCCGTTTGGAATCAACAAAGTAAATGGATTAAACCCTCCCAATTATTCTCCCCGCTTGCGCGGCTTTGGCAACGATTACTGGTTGAGATGACTCGCAGCAATGTTCCACGAGTTTGGCAGACCACAGACCAGGGGGGTAATGTTTGGTGGCACGCCTATAACCCTGCTACTGGATGTGCTGCAACGCGTGAATCCGAGATCGAAATTCTGGAGTGGATTGACAAACGCCAGAGTTAACCCGATCGTGGTTTAGAAGTGTAGGTGATACTCGTAGACACATTCCGCAGTGCGCCCCCTGTAGCGGGGGGATTTGACTAGGGTCAAGATGTTCAAAATCGGAGATTTTTCTAGGCTCAGCCGAGTGTCCATCCGGACACTACGCCTCTACGACGAGATGGATTTGCTAAAACCAGTCTGTGTCGATCAATTTACTGGCTACCGTTACTACTCAGCAAGTCAACTAGCCCAACTCAATCGGATCGTTGCATTAAAGGATCTGGGGTTTTCCCTCAAACAGATCGCCAAATTGTTGGATGAAAAAATTCCACCGACTCAAATTCGGGGAATGCTGCGGCTAAAACAGGCAGAGCTTCAGCATCAGGTTGAGCTTGAACAGGCACGGTTGGCACGGGTAGAAGCCAGATTGAGCCAGATTGAGTACGAAGATTTTGTGTCTAAGTACGACATCGTGCTTAAAAAATCAGAATCGCAAACGGTCGCAGCGATGCGTGACATCCTTCCTACCTGTGACCGTATTGCGCAACTCCACAGTGAGTTGGAGAACTATCTGAGCGCTCAATCTATAACAATTGTTGGCTTTCCCCAAACCATTTGGCATGATGCTGAGTACCGTCGCCAGGACGTGGATGCTGAAGCAGTTGTGCCGATTAATCAATCTCTTACTACTACAGAAAGATTTAGAACCTATCAGCTACCAGAAATTGGGCAGATGGCTTGTGTAATCCATCACGGCAGTTACGATTCAATTTTTCAGGCGTTCAATGCGCTATCCCAATGGATTGAAGCAAATCACTTTCTGATTGTGGGACCAAATCGGGAAGTGTACCTGCATCCACAAGCATTGGAAGCCAAGGTTAGCCAAGTAGTCAGGACTGTCGTGAATAATAGGAGCGATTCAGTTGTTGAGGTTCAGTTTCCAGTTATTCCTGAACATGCACAGGCTTGAGTCCAAGCGCAATTAGATGAGGCGGAATGTTGCGAAGAATAGGCAACCGTAGGAAGAAGGGAGGAGTGAAGGCTTGGTTTTTATCTAAGGCGGTTTTAACAATCCGTTGTTGCAAGAACGACTGAAAGGTTTGAATGGCACGTGTGGGAAAAGCTCTTTGCCGTTGCACTGCTGCCAGATCGCTGAGTTGTATGTGCTTTTCTTTAAACGGTTGGCTCAACACATTCGCTGCTACCACGGCATCTTGAATTGCATAATTGATGCCCACTCCACCTACAGGTGACATAACATGGGCAGCATCTCCAATCAGCAACAATCCGGGACGATACCACTTCCGCACATAGCTAGACTCAACAGAAAGAAAGGCAATCTGGTGCCAGTCCTGGAGTTCTTGAACCCGATCCTTGAATTCTGGCAGCACTTCCAAAATGTTCTGTCGCAGCGTTTCTAGACCCGCTGCCCGAATTTTCTGGTAGGTTCCCTTAGGGAAAACGTAAGCAATTTGCCAGAGATCGCCCCGATCCAGCATTGCCACCATCCGTCCTCCACCAATTCGTCCATTTAACCCCTCGCCATCCTCTGATAGGCGTGGAAGTCTGAACCACAGAACATCCATAGGAGCTGAAGTTTGAATCGCTTCTAAACCTGCCAGTTCTCGAACACGAGAATGGCGACCATCGGCTCCAATAACAACCTGCGATCGAATTTCGTGCCAACCTCCCTGTCCCCGATAGCGCACTCCTCCAATCTCATCCCGCTCCTCCACCAAAGCCTGTACATTTGCCCCCAGTAAAAGCTGGAAGTTTGGATAGCGCTGAGCTTCTGCCACAACAAATTCCAGGAATTTCACCTGGGGCATCACGGTGATGTAGGGATAGCGAGTTTTGAGCCCACTAAAATTAAAGCTAACTTTCTCTCCCCGGATCGTTTTCAGGGTAATTTGATAGGTCTTCGTATGAGGCAATTCCAGCAACCGTTCCGCCAAGTCCAATTCATCCATAATTTCCATCGTGGAAGGTTGGATGGTATCACCCCGAAAGTCCCGATCAAAATCGCGGTGGGTTTCCAGCAGAATGACCGAAACTCCTTGCCGTACTAGCAACAAAGCAAGCACTACTCCCGCAGGTCCCCCTCCCACAATGCAACAATCGGTTTGTCGCTGGTCAACAACTATAGAATCTTCGGATAAGTCAGAATTCGAAGTGGTGTGAGTTATCATTGCTACAGCTCCTTCCACAAACGGAAATTGCTTGTGATGTTAGTATCTCACAACACCCATTAAAAAGTCTCCTTCGAGGATGAAGGAGACTGATGAGAATATTAACCTGG from Kovacikia minuta CCNUW1 carries:
- the istB gene encoding IS21-like element helper ATPase IstB; this translates as MTNSCPPPPQPSPYQSLSLHLKQLHLSHMLVHWETLEAQAMQESWSYAQFLLALCELEAQRRWSARLQRALSQAQLPNAKTLSNFDFSWCPKFNPAPLMQLADDSTWLTRAENLLLFGSSGVGKTHLAAGVARRMVEFGKRVKFCSAIALVQHLQHSKLQLQLQSTLKKLDRFDLLVLDDLGYVKKSEAETSVLFELIAHRYERKSLLITANQPFSQWDAIFSDSMMTVAAVDRLVHHALIVEIQADSYRKQAAVAKSVDSNKPAANPQ
- a CDS encoding CAP domain-containing protein, whose protein sequence is MTGENIAAGYSTPEQVVQGWINSPGHRANLLNPSYTELGIGYYYLANDTGSVNYKSYWTQDFGSGDRNPSSNLPA
- a CDS encoding Nramp family divalent metal transporter, with product MLRWSLPKIPTAPFCPSEVQGSVQIPSTGSSWRKLLAFLGPGLLVSVGYMDPGNWATDIEGGARFGYSLLSVIFLSNLIAILLQALCVRLGIVAEQDLAQSCQRHFSRPINLMLWLFAEIAIIATDLAEILGSALALNLLFHLPLAWGVCITGFDLVVVLLLQGKGFRWLEAIILGLVATIALCFSIEILFSQPNWSDVFQGYVPTLDIVQQREKLYLAISILGATVMPHNLYLHSAIVQTRAYDKSLISQQEVIRYATLDSTVSLIGALFVNSAILIVSAATFHFSGNQQVAEIQDAYRLLAPLLGTGAASLLFGLALLASGQSSTFTGTIAGQVIMEGFLDWRIPCWLRRVITRTLAIVPALIGLALLGEQGVGRLLVLSQVILSLQLPFAIFPLILFTSNPHVMGKFANPGWLKVLVWAIGLVIAGLNIWLLGQFLVGDGN
- a CDS encoding MerR family transcriptional regulator is translated as MFKIGDFSRLSRVSIRTLRLYDEMDLLKPVCVDQFTGYRYYSASQLAQLNRIVALKDLGFSLKQIAKLLDEKIPPTQIRGMLRLKQAELQHQVELEQARLARVEARLSQIEYEDFVSKYDIVLKKSESQTVAAMRDILPTCDRIAQLHSELENYLSAQSITIVGFPQTIWHDAEYRRQDVDAEAVVPINQSLTTTERFRTYQLPEIGQMACVIHHGSYDSIFQAFNALSQWIEANHFLIVGPNREVYLHPQALEAKVSQVVRTVVNNRSDSVVEVQFPVIPEHAQA
- a CDS encoding FAD-dependent oxidoreductase; protein product: MITHTTSNSDLSEDSIVVDQRQTDCCIVGGGPAGVVLALLLVRQGVSVILLETHRDFDRDFRGDTIQPSTMEIMDELDLAERLLELPHTKTYQITLKTIRGEKVSFNFSGLKTRYPYITVMPQVKFLEFVVAEAQRYPNFQLLLGANVQALVEERDEIGGVRYRGQGGWHEIRSQVVIGADGRHSRVRELAGLEAIQTSAPMDVLWFRLPRLSEDGEGLNGRIGGGRMVAMLDRGDLWQIAYVFPKGTYQKIRAAGLETLRQNILEVLPEFKDRVQELQDWHQIAFLSVESSYVRKWYRPGLLLIGDAAHVMSPVGGVGINYAIQDAVVAANVLSQPFKEKHIQLSDLAAVQRQRAFPTRAIQTFQSFLQQRIVKTALDKNQAFTPPFFLRLPILRNIPPHLIALGLKPVHVQE